A genomic stretch from Pomacea canaliculata isolate SZHN2017 linkage group LG2, ASM307304v1, whole genome shotgun sequence includes:
- the LOC112555392 gene encoding uncharacterized protein LOC112555392: MERLFLPFRSTTCRRQQTRQDVRRRQTSSRSSHFRIDNSEFNSPDFPPFTEQLPLVVGAATNLRALRLDLGPNRTTVNTSCAMNTGETLGKVIFTCLRLLGGAGGISTGLGAMRVAVRADCIASGGDADRHLIIVGDFGSIVCHVSKEIAKFIGDHFDRRVVTACDVKDKKLVG; this comes from the exons ATGGAGAGACTGTTTCTTCCATTCCGCTCCACCACGTGCCGCCGCCAGCAGACCAGGCAAGATGTGCGCAGACGACAGACGTCTTCACGCTCCAGCCACTTCAGGATAGATAACTCTGAATTTAACTCGCCCGATTTTCCTCCCTTCACAGAGCAGCTGCCACTAGTGGTAGGGGCTGCCACAAATCTCAGGGCTTTGAGACTGGACCTCGGCCCCAACAGGACGACTGTCAACACCAGCTGCGCCATGAACACAGGCGAGACATTGGGGAAGGTAATTTTTACT tGTCTGAGATTATTGGGAGGAGCAGGCGGGATCTCCACTGGCCTGGGCGCCATGAGGGTGGCGGTGCGTGCAGACTGCATTGCGAGTGGAGGTGATGCCGACAGGCACCTCATCATCGTCGGAGATTTCGGCAGCATCGTTTGTCACGTGTCAAAGGAAATCGCAAAGTTCATCGGAGATCACTTTGATCGTCGAGTGGTGACTGCCTGTGATGTCAAggaca AGAAGCTGGTCGGCTGA